From a single Erpetoichthys calabaricus chromosome 1, fErpCal1.3, whole genome shotgun sequence genomic region:
- the LOC114648058 gene encoding axonemal dynein light intermediate polypeptide 1-like — protein MCALIFSFDFREWMENNKQWVQYVSASPSGRLDVIHLLEDLQLKLVERNAHELGLCPVRQELYKDCFDEIIRQVTVGCAERGQLLMRVREECEKIIATYQTLYESSMAYCMRKALQAEQDRIDLAKKISELESDKRDLERLLNEQRAAFEALEKSETDRRHTDEKKHSEEIDFFKQTIKQLKGQLEGFSGPKKTK, from the exons ATGTGTGCACtgattttttcatttgatttcagaGAATGGATGGAGAACAATAAGCAGTGGGTACAGTATGTCTCAGCATCTCCTAGCGGCCGCCTGGATGTCATCCACCTACTGGAAGATCTCCAATTGAAACTGGTGGAGAGAAATGCTCATGAGCTCGGTCTCTGTCCTGTCAGACAGGAACTCTACAAGGACTGCTTTG ATGAAATTATCCGACAGGTCACAGTAGgctgtgctgagagaggacagcTTTTGATGAGAGtgagggaggagtgtgaaaagaTTATCGCAACATACCAGACGCTGTACGAAAGCAGCATGGCATACTGCATGAGAAAAGCCCTGCAAGCTGAGCAGGACAGAATTGACTTGGCCAAGAAG ATTTCTGAACTGGAATCTGACAAGAGGGATCTTGAGAGACTGTTGAATGAGCAGAGAGCAGCTTTTGAAGCCCTTGAAAAGTCGGAGACTGACCGACGCCACACAGATGAAAAGAAGCACAGTGAAGAAATTGACTTTTTCAAACAAACTATCAAGCAGCTCAAG gGACAGCTGGAAGGTTTTTCTGGTCCCAAGAAGACAAAATGA